One part of the Fusobacterium pseudoperiodonticum genome encodes these proteins:
- the pepV gene encoding dipeptidase PepV, whose protein sequence is MDLKEKVLGYKDEVVKEIQNAIRVKSVKEAPLPGMPFGEGPAKALDHFMDLAKKLGFKAEKFDNYAMHIDMGEGDETLGILAHVDVVPEGDNWTYPPYSGTIADGKIFGRGTLDDKGPAIISLFAMKAIADAGIKLNRKVRMILGADEESGSACLKYYFGELKMPQPTIGFTPDSSFPVTYAEKGSVRVKIKKKFNTLQDVVIKGGNAFNSVPNKANGEIPVDMLGEVRNKNKVEFEREGNTYKVVSAGIPAHGAYPSKGYNAVSALFEVLKDFEVKNEELKSIVTFFDKFVKMETDGESFGVKCTDGETGELTLNLGKIDLENNELEIWLDMRIPVKIKNEQIIETIKKNTEDFGYEFVLHSNTQPLYVPKDSFLVSTLMDIYKDLTGDKDAEPVAIGGGTYAKYANNTVAFGALLPEQEDRMHQRDEYLEISKIDKLLQIYVEAIYKLAK, encoded by the coding sequence ATGGATTTAAAAGAAAAAGTATTAGGGTACAAAGATGAGGTAGTAAAAGAAATTCAAAATGCAATAAGAGTAAAAAGTGTTAAGGAAGCTCCATTACCTGGAATGCCTTTTGGGGAAGGACCTGCAAAAGCTTTAGATCACTTTATGGATTTAGCTAAAAAACTTGGTTTTAAAGCTGAAAAATTTGATAACTATGCTATGCATATAGATATGGGAGAAGGAGATGAAACTCTAGGAATACTTGCCCACGTTGACGTAGTACCAGAAGGAGATAACTGGACATATCCTCCATACTCAGGGACAATAGCAGATGGAAAAATCTTTGGTAGAGGAACATTAGATGACAAAGGACCTGCTATAATCTCTTTATTTGCTATGAAAGCAATAGCAGATGCAGGAATAAAACTAAATAGAAAAGTTAGAATGATATTAGGAGCAGACGAAGAAAGTGGAAGTGCTTGTTTAAAATATTACTTTGGGGAATTAAAAATGCCTCAACCTACTATAGGATTCACACCAGATTCAAGTTTCCCTGTAACTTATGCAGAAAAAGGAAGTGTAAGAGTTAAAATAAAGAAAAAATTCAACACTTTACAAGATGTAGTAATAAAAGGTGGAAATGCTTTTAACTCTGTTCCAAACAAAGCTAATGGAGAAATTCCTGTAGATATGCTTGGAGAAGTTAGAAACAAAAATAAAGTTGAATTTGAAAGAGAAGGAAATACATATAAAGTAGTTTCAGCAGGAATCCCAGCTCATGGAGCATACCCAAGCAAAGGATACAATGCAGTGTCAGCTCTTTTTGAAGTTTTAAAAGATTTTGAAGTTAAGAATGAAGAATTAAAAAGTATAGTTACATTCTTTGATAAATTTGTAAAAATGGAAACTGATGGAGAATCTTTTGGAGTTAAATGTACTGATGGAGAAACAGGAGAATTAACTTTAAACTTAGGAAAAATTGATTTAGAAAACAATGAACTTGAAATTTGGTTAGATATGAGAATCCCTGTTAAAATTAAAAATGAACAAATAATAGAAACTATTAAGAAAAATACTGAAGATTTCGGTTATGAATTTGTATTACATTCAAATACTCAACCTTTATATGTGCCAAAAGATAGTTTCTTAGTTTCAACTTTAATGGATATCTATAAAGACTTAACAGGAGATAAAGATGCAGAACCAGTAGCAATTGGTGGAGGAACTTACGCTAAATATGCAAATAACACTGTTGCCTTTGGAGCTTTACTTCCAGAACAAGAAGATAGAATGCACCAAAGAGATGAATATTTAGAGATCTCAAAAATTGATAAACTTCTTCAAATATATGTAGAAGC
- the rimM gene encoding ribosome maturation factor RimM (Essential for efficient processing of 16S rRNA), which produces MIVAGKVLGSHHLKGEVKVISDLQNIEMLVGNKVILELEDKQQKLLTVKKIAPLVANKWIFTFEEIKNKQDTIEIRNAAIKVRRDIVGIGEDEHLVSDMLGFKVYDVKDDEYLGEITEIMDTAAHDIYVIESEDFETMIPDVDVFIKNIDFENKKMLVDTIEGMKEPKVKK; this is translated from the coding sequence ATGATTGTTGCGGGAAAAGTTTTAGGTTCTCATCATTTAAAAGGAGAAGTCAAAGTAATTTCTGATTTACAAAATATAGAAATGTTAGTTGGAAATAAAGTTATTTTGGAATTGGAAGATAAGCAACAAAAACTATTGACTGTAAAAAAGATAGCACCTCTTGTTGCAAATAAATGGATTTTTACTTTTGAAGAGATAAAAAACAAACAAGATACTATTGAAATTAGAAATGCAGCTATAAAGGTTAGAAGAGATATAGTTGGAATTGGAGAAGACGAGCATTTAGTAAGTGATATGCTAGGCTTTAAAGTCTATGATGTAAAAGATGATGAGTATCTAGGAGAAATAACAGAAATTATGGATACAGCAGCACATGATATCTATGTTATAGAAAGTGAAGACTTTGAAACTATGATACCTGATGTAGATGTATTTATTAAAAATATTGATTTTGAAAACAAAAAAATGTTAGTTGATACCATAGAAGGTATGAAAGAACCTAAGGTAAAGAAATGA
- the trmD gene encoding tRNA (guanosine(37)-N1)-methyltransferase TrmD, translating into MKINILTLFPKMFEGFVSESIISRAIKFGAVEVNIIDIRDYCFDKHKQADDMPFGGGNGMVMKPEPLFLALENLSGKVIYTSPQGKTFNQKIAKELAKEEELTIIAGHYEGIDERVVENKVDMELSIGDFVLTGGELPAMVISDTIIRLLPDVIKKDSYENDSFYNGLLDYPHYTRPAEYKGLRVPDVLISGNHKKIDEWRLKESLKRTYLRRRDLIEKRELTKLEKKLLDEIKEEIKKEEV; encoded by the coding sequence ATGAAAATAAATATTTTAACATTATTTCCAAAGATGTTTGAAGGCTTTGTAAGTGAAAGTATCATTTCAAGGGCAATAAAATTTGGAGCAGTGGAAGTAAATATTATTGATATTAGAGACTATTGTTTTGACAAACATAAACAAGCTGATGACATGCCTTTTGGTGGTGGAAATGGAATGGTTATGAAGCCAGAACCTTTATTTTTAGCACTAGAAAATCTTTCAGGAAAAGTTATCTATACATCGCCACAAGGAAAAACTTTTAATCAGAAAATAGCAAAAGAACTTGCTAAAGAAGAAGAATTAACAATAATAGCAGGACATTATGAAGGTATAGATGAAAGAGTAGTTGAAAATAAGGTAGATATGGAATTATCCATAGGTGATTTTGTATTAACAGGAGGAGAACTTCCAGCTATGGTTATTTCTGATACTATTATAAGGCTTTTACCTGATGTAATAAAAAAGGATTCTTATGAAAATGATTCTTTCTATAATGGACTTTTAGATTATCCACATTACACAAGACCAGCTGAATATAAAGGTTTAAGAGTACCTGATGTATTGATATCAGGAAATCATAAAAAAATAGATGAGTGGAGATTAAAAGAAAGTTTAAAAAGAACTTATTTAAGAAGAAGAGATCTGATTGAAAAAAGAGAATTAACTAAGTTAGAAAAAAAACTATTAGATGAAATTAAAGAAGAGATAAAAAAAGAGGAAGTGTAA
- a CDS encoding serine/threonine protein kinase, with translation MKKLLSKVVLFLLLSLTAFSYNFPIEDPYSATIIGSSTMMTEGIMENIPLKVYEVQIKDPKDIPDAFWYAKKFKFSLSKQKNKKAPLIFVLAGTGSDYNAARVKFMQRIFYTAGYHTIAISSQMSQQFMISASSNTVPGLLMEDNKDIYKAMKLAYDKIKDQVEVTDFYIMGYSLGGTNAAVLSYIDETEKAFNFKRVFMVNPAVELYDSAIKLDKYLGDYTGGKTENIEKLLNTTLARLKNGLTNEYANIGADTIYNIVKGDFLSDEEKKAYIGLAFRLTANDLNFLSDLLTKSGVYTKPTAKLTKFTNMKPYLKAVNFASFEDYVDKVGLPYYQKQNKASSIDDLKKASSLRLIEDYLRTSPKIAAVTNADELILSQKDIAFLKDVFKDRLVIYPRGGHCGNMFYKENVDVMINFVNKGVLKYEN, from the coding sequence TTGAAAAAATTATTAAGTAAAGTAGTGTTATTTTTATTGTTATCATTGACTGCATTTTCATATAATTTTCCGATAGAAGATCCTTATTCGGCAACAATTATAGGAAGTTCAACAATGATGACAGAAGGGATTATGGAGAATATACCATTAAAAGTATATGAAGTACAAATTAAGGATCCAAAAGATATACCTGATGCATTTTGGTATGCAAAAAAATTTAAATTTTCTTTAAGTAAACAAAAAAATAAGAAAGCACCTTTAATTTTTGTTCTTGCAGGAACAGGTTCTGACTATAATGCAGCCAGAGTAAAGTTCATGCAAAGAATATTCTATACAGCAGGATATCATACCATTGCTATTAGCTCACAAATGAGCCAACAATTTATGATTTCAGCATCTTCTAATACTGTACCAGGGTTACTGATGGAAGATAATAAAGATATTTACAAGGCTATGAAGCTTGCTTATGATAAAATCAAAGATCAAGTAGAAGTTACAGATTTCTATATTATGGGTTATAGTTTAGGTGGAACTAATGCAGCAGTTTTATCGTATATAGATGAAACTGAGAAAGCTTTTAACTTTAAAAGAGTATTTATGGTGAATCCAGCAGTAGAATTATATGACTCAGCTATAAAATTAGATAAATATTTAGGTGATTACACAGGTGGTAAGACAGAAAATATAGAAAAGCTATTAAATACAACTTTAGCGAGACTTAAAAATGGATTAACAAATGAATATGCAAATATAGGAGCAGACACAATTTATAATATAGTTAAGGGAGACTTTTTATCTGATGAAGAAAAGAAAGCTTATATAGGACTAGCTTTTAGATTGACAGCAAATGATTTAAACTTCCTTTCAGATCTCTTAACAAAAAGTGGAGTTTATACAAAGCCTACAGCAAAATTAACTAAGTTTACTAATATGAAACCTTATCTAAAGGCAGTAAATTTTGCAAGTTTTGAAGACTATGTTGATAAAGTTGGTTTACCATATTATCAAAAACAAAATAAGGCATCAAGTATAGATGATTTAAAGAAAGCTTCAAGTCTAAGACTTATTGAGGATTATCTTAGAACATCTCCTAAAATAGCTGCTGTAACAAATGCAGATGAGTTAATTTTAAGTCAAAAAGATATAGCCTTTTTAAAAGATGTATTCAAAGATAGATTAGTTATCTATCCAAGAGGTGGACACTGTGGAAATATGTTCTACAAAGAAAATGTAGATGTTATGATAAATTTTGTAAATAAGGGGGTTTTAAAATATGAAAATTAA
- a CDS encoding MlaA family lipoprotein, with protein MKIKKLLLLSILSLSLVSCANTNDVNINTANTETSDVVVTTTEKNFMADEYDPWEPFNKRMYYFNYQIERLVITPIVNTYKFITPDFVENRVTNFFKNAKVLNTMANSAFQLKGRKSMRALGRFTMNTVLGLGGLFDVASKMGMPKPYEDFGLTLAHYGVGRGPYLVLPLLGPTYLRDAFGTGVDSAIAGQTDIYNKMELFSTSSAPITALRGIDMRKNIDFHYYQTNSPFEYEYVRYLYGKYRGIQEAASEK; from the coding sequence ATGAAAATTAAAAAATTATTACTATTAAGTATTTTAAGCCTTAGTTTAGTTTCTTGTGCTAATACTAATGATGTTAACATTAACACAGCTAATACAGAAACTAGTGATGTGGTTGTTACTACTACAGAAAAGAATTTTATGGCAGATGAGTACGATCCTTGGGAGCCATTCAATAAAAGAATGTACTATTTTAACTATCAAATAGAAAGATTAGTAATAACTCCTATAGTGAATACTTATAAATTTATAACTCCAGATTTTGTTGAAAATAGAGTAACTAATTTTTTCAAAAATGCAAAAGTTTTAAATACTATGGCAAACTCAGCTTTTCAATTAAAGGGAAGAAAATCAATGAGAGCCTTAGGAAGATTTACTATGAATACTGTATTAGGGCTTGGAGGACTTTTTGATGTAGCTTCTAAAATGGGAATGCCAAAACCTTATGAAGATTTTGGATTGACTCTAGCACATTATGGAGTAGGAAGAGGACCTTATTTAGTTCTACCTTTATTAGGACCTACATATTTAAGAGATGCTTTTGGGACAGGAGTTGACTCAGCTATAGCAGGGCAGACAGATATATATAATAAAATGGAACTATTTAGCACATCAAGTGCTCCTATAACTGCTTTAAGAGGAATTGATATGAGAAAGAATATTGATTTCCATTACTATCAAACAAACTCACCATTTGAATATGAATATGTAAGATATCTATATGGAAAATATAGAGGAATACAAGAAGCAGCGAGTGAAAAATAA
- a CDS encoding DUF4911 domain-containing protein gives MKKSYEFIIQSKKEDIDFINKIVEAYEGAGVVRTLDSTNGIISVISTDDYKDMMREVLIDLGNRWVDLKIIEEGAWKGTL, from the coding sequence ATGAAAAAAAGTTATGAATTTATAATACAAAGTAAAAAAGAAGATATAGACTTTATCAATAAAATAGTGGAAGCCTATGAAGGAGCAGGAGTTGTGAGAACTCTTGATTCAACTAATGGTATCATAAGTGTTATTTCAACAGATGATTATAAAGACATGATGAGAGAAGTATTAATTGATTTAGGAAATAGATGGGTAGATTTGAAAATTATTGAAGAGGGTGCTTGGAAAGGTACACTATAA
- a CDS encoding PolC-type DNA polymerase III yields the protein MNNRQIMIEPNMEVFEKLGVKSIEIKNILLNTRTKRITFNCSVSCMGCIDDIDTIYKDVLSKFGREIEIEFVTENKELKLEDEEIKTIAIRAIERLKSKNTTSKSFLCFYKVYIKNNYIIIELNDEHIKFMLEEVKISSKIESILAEYGLKDYKIMFSVGDFSKEFSNVEEKIKADIEKQQNIISSEREKIIKENFVTETQVYKAKNDFKRGSKTKDIKGDVISIKDFYDLYDGEPCIVQGEIFSIENMVLKSGKTLKTIRITDGESSLTSKIFLDENDNLDISEGKILKLSGKVQMDTYAGNEKTLMINTVNIIEKEVIKKEDTAEEKMVELHTHTKMSEMVGVTDVEDLIKRAKEYGHKAITITDYSVVHSYPAAYKTAKKLSKDDDKMKVIFGCEMYMIDDEALMITNPKDKKIDEEEFVVFDIETTGLNSHTNKIIEIGAVKIKAGRIIDRYSQLINPGISIPYHITEITSITNEQVANQPKIDEVIGKFVEFIGDAVLVAHNAPFDMGFIKRDIKEYLNIDLESSVIDTLQMARDLFPDFKKYGLGDLNKALGLALEKHHRAVDDSQATANMFIIFLEKYKEKGVEYLKDINKGFEVNVKKQSLKNIMVQVKTQEGLKNMYKLVSEGHIKYFGNKKARIPKSVLKENREGLIVGSSLSAHFMNSGELVELYLRHDLEKLEETAKFYDYIELLPKSTYNELIEKEGTGSLASYEDVEKMNKYFYDLGKRLGILVTASSNVHYLDENEDIIRSILLYGSGTVYNPRQYRVNNGFYFRTTDEMLKEFSYLGEQEAKEVIITNTNKIADMVEEGIKPIPEGFYPPKMDNAEEIVRTMTYEKAYRIYGDPLPDIVSKRLERELNAIINNGFSVLYLSAQKLVKKSLDNGYLVGSRGSVGSSLVAFMMGITEVNALYPHYICDNPECKHSEFIEKEGVGIDLPDKICPNCGALLRKDGYSIPFEVFMGFKGDKVPDIDLNFSGEYQSEIHRYCEELFGKENVFKAGTISTLAEKNAEAYVRKYFEDNNLNAVRAEIIRLGRLCQGAKKTTGQHPGGMVIVPQGNSIYEFCPVQRPANDETSESTTTHYDYHVMDEQLVKLDILGHDDPTTIKLLQEYTNMEIKDIPLADKDTLKIFSSTESLGVSPEEIGTEIGTYGIPEFGTGFVRQMLIDTRPTTFAELVRISGLSHGTNVWLNNAQEFVRNGQATLSQIITVRDDIMNYLIDQGLDNSDAFKIMEFVRKGKPKKEPENWEKYSNMMKEKNVPDWYIESCRRIEYMFPKGHAVAYVMMAMRIAYFKVHQPLAFYAAFLSRKADDFDMEVMSKGVLAKQKLEELSKEPKLDPKKKNEQAICEIVVELEARGIELLPVDIYLSEGRKFKIEDGKIRIPLIGISGLGGAVIENILKEREEAKFISVEDLKRRTKMSQTVADKLKSIGAISSLSETNQISLF from the coding sequence ATGAATAATAGGCAAATTATGATAGAACCTAATATGGAAGTTTTTGAAAAATTAGGTGTAAAAAGTATAGAGATTAAAAATATCCTCTTAAACACAAGGACTAAGAGGATAACTTTCAATTGTTCAGTATCTTGTATGGGTTGTATAGATGACATCGACACTATATATAAAGATGTTCTTTCAAAATTTGGTAGAGAAATAGAGATTGAGTTTGTAACAGAAAACAAAGAATTAAAATTAGAAGATGAAGAAATAAAAACAATTGCAATTAGGGCTATAGAAAGGTTGAAATCTAAGAATACAACCTCTAAGTCCTTTTTGTGTTTTTATAAGGTATATATTAAAAATAATTATATAATTATAGAACTTAATGATGAACATATAAAGTTTATGTTAGAAGAAGTTAAGATTTCTTCAAAAATAGAAAGTATTTTAGCAGAATATGGTTTAAAAGACTATAAAATTATGTTTTCTGTAGGAGATTTTTCAAAAGAGTTTTCAAATGTTGAAGAAAAAATAAAAGCTGATATAGAAAAACAACAAAATATTATAAGTTCTGAAAGAGAAAAGATTATAAAAGAAAATTTTGTGACAGAAACTCAAGTGTATAAAGCTAAAAATGATTTTAAAAGAGGTTCAAAAACTAAAGATATAAAGGGTGATGTTATATCTATAAAAGATTTTTATGACCTATATGATGGAGAACCTTGTATAGTTCAAGGAGAAATATTCTCTATTGAAAACATGGTATTAAAAAGTGGAAAAACTTTAAAAACTATAAGAATAACAGACGGAGAAAGTTCTCTCACTTCTAAAATATTCCTAGATGAAAATGATAACCTAGATATTTCAGAAGGAAAGATTTTAAAACTTAGTGGAAAAGTTCAAATGGATACTTATGCTGGAAATGAAAAAACTTTAATGATAAATACAGTAAATATCATTGAAAAAGAAGTTATTAAAAAAGAAGACACAGCTGAAGAAAAAATGGTTGAACTACACACACATACAAAAATGAGTGAAATGGTAGGAGTAACTGATGTTGAAGATCTTATAAAAAGAGCCAAAGAATATGGACATAAGGCTATAACTATCACAGATTATTCTGTTGTCCACTCTTATCCAGCAGCTTATAAGACAGCTAAGAAGCTTTCAAAAGATGATGATAAAATGAAAGTTATCTTTGGTTGTGAAATGTATATGATAGATGATGAAGCACTTATGATTACAAATCCTAAAGATAAAAAAATAGATGAAGAAGAATTCGTAGTATTTGATATAGAAACTACAGGATTAAACTCTCATACTAATAAAATAATAGAAATAGGTGCTGTAAAAATAAAAGCTGGAAGAATAATTGATAGATACTCGCAACTTATTAATCCAGGAATATCTATTCCGTATCATATTACTGAAATCACTAGTATTACAAATGAACAAGTTGCAAATCAACCTAAAATAGATGAAGTGATAGGAAAATTTGTAGAATTTATTGGAGATGCAGTTTTAGTTGCTCATAATGCACCTTTTGATATGGGATTTATAAAAAGAGATATTAAAGAATATTTGAATATAGATTTGGAATCTTCTGTCATTGATACCTTACAAATGGCAAGAGACTTGTTCCCAGATTTCAAAAAATATGGTCTAGGAGACTTGAATAAGGCTTTAGGACTTGCTCTTGAAAAACACCATAGAGCAGTTGACGACTCGCAAGCAACAGCAAATATGTTTATTATATTCTTAGAAAAATATAAAGAAAAAGGTGTAGAATATCTTAAAGATATAAATAAAGGTTTTGAAGTTAATGTTAAAAAGCAATCTTTAAAAAATATTATGGTGCAAGTTAAGACTCAAGAAGGCTTAAAAAATATGTACAAATTAGTTTCTGAAGGACATATAAAGTACTTCGGAAACAAAAAAGCAAGAATTCCTAAGTCAGTATTAAAAGAAAATAGAGAAGGACTTATAGTCGGAAGTTCTTTGAGTGCACATTTTATGAATTCAGGAGAGCTTGTAGAATTATATTTAAGACATGACTTAGAAAAACTAGAAGAAACAGCAAAATTTTATGACTATATAGAGTTATTACCTAAATCAACTTACAATGAGCTTATAGAAAAAGAAGGAACAGGTTCATTAGCTTCTTATGAAGATGTTGAAAAAATGAATAAATATTTTTATGACTTAGGCAAAAGACTTGGAATTCTAGTAACAGCAAGCTCAAATGTTCATTATCTAGATGAAAATGAAGATATAATAAGATCAATTTTATTATATGGTAGTGGAACTGTATATAATCCAAGACAATATAGAGTAAATAATGGCTTTTACTTTAGAACAACAGATGAAATGCTAAAAGAATTTAGTTATTTAGGTGAACAAGAAGCCAAAGAAGTTATTATAACTAACACAAATAAAATAGCTGATATGGTAGAAGAAGGTATAAAACCTATACCAGAAGGATTTTATCCACCAAAAATGGATAATGCAGAAGAAATAGTTAGAACTATGACTTATGAAAAGGCATATAGAATATATGGTGATCCTTTGCCAGATATTGTTTCAAAAAGATTAGAAAGAGAATTAAATGCCATCATAAACAATGGTTTCTCAGTTCTGTATCTATCAGCTCAAAAATTAGTTAAGAAATCTTTGGATAATGGTTATCTAGTTGGATCAAGAGGTTCAGTTGGATCTTCACTTGTAGCTTTTATGATGGGAATTACTGAAGTTAATGCTCTATATCCTCACTATATTTGTGATAATCCTGAGTGTAAACATTCAGAGTTTATTGAAAAAGAAGGAGTAGGTATAGATTTACCTGATAAAATATGTCCTAACTGTGGTGCTCTACTTAGAAAAGATGGATACTCAATACCATTTGAAGTATTTATGGGATTTAAAGGGGATAAAGTTCCTGATATAGACTTAAACTTCTCAGGAGAATATCAATCTGAAATTCATAGATACTGTGAAGAACTCTTTGGTAAAGAGAACGTATTTAAAGCAGGAACTATATCAACATTGGCAGAGAAGAATGCTGAAGCCTATGTAAGAAAATATTTTGAAGATAATAATCTGAATGCAGTAAGAGCAGAAATAATTAGATTGGGTAGACTTTGCCAAGGTGCAAAGAAAACTACAGGTCAACACCCAGGAGGAATGGTAATAGTTCCTCAAGGAAATTCTATCTATGAATTCTGTCCTGTACAAAGACCTGCTAATGATGAAACAAGTGAATCTACAACAACCCATTATGATTATCACGTAATGGACGAACAGTTAGTAAAACTTGATATACTAGGACATGACGACCCTACCACTATAAAACTTTTACAAGAATATACTAATATGGAAATTAAGGATATTCCACTTGCTGATAAGGATACTTTAAAAATATTCTCATCAACTGAATCACTAGGAGTGAGTCCTGAAGAAATAGGAACAGAAATAGGAACTTATGGGATACCTGAGTTTGGTACAGGTTTTGTTAGACAAATGTTAATAGATACAAGGCCTACAACTTTTGCAGAGCTTGTAAGAATATCAGGACTTTCACATGGTACAAACGTTTGGCTTAATAACGCTCAAGAGTTTGTAAGAAATGGACAAGCAACTCTTTCACAAATAATAACAGTGAGAGATGACATTATGAACTATTTAATAGATCAAGGCTTAGATAATAGTGATGCCTTTAAGATAATGGAGTTTGTAAGAAAAGGTAAGCCTAAAAAAGAACCTGAAAATTGGGAAAAATATTCTAATATGATGAAAGAAAAAAATGTTCCTGATTGGTATATAGAATCTTGCAGAAGAATAGAATATATGTTCCCAAAAGGACATGCTGTTGCCTATGTTATGATGGCAATGAGAATAGCATACTTTAAAGTTCATCAACCACTTGCGTTCTATGCAGCTTTCTTATCGAGAAAAGCAGATGACTTTGATATGGAAGTTATGAGTAAGGGAGTTCTTGCAAAACAAAAATTAGAAGAGCTATCTAAAGAACCTAAATTAGATCCTAAGAAAAAGAATGAACAAGCTATATGTGAAATTGTGGTAGAATTAGAAGCAAGAGGTATAGAACTTTTACCTGTAGATATTTATTTATCTGAAGGTAGAAAATTTAAAATAGAAGATGGCAAAATTAGAATACCTTTAATTGGAATAAGTGGACTTGGTGGTGCAGTAATTGAAAACATTCTTAAAGAAAGAGAAGAAGCAAAATTTATTTCAGTTGAAGATTTAAAAAGAAGAACAAAGATGTCACAGACAGTGGCAGATAAGTTAAAAAGTATTGGAGCAATTTCAAGTTTGAGTGAAACAAATCAAATTTCGTTATTTTAA
- a CDS encoding KH domain-containing protein: MENLESLLDFIIKQLVETEDKVNITYEVLDSDVTFKVSVAKGEMGKIIGKNGLTANAIRGVMQAAGVKDKLNVSVEFLD; encoded by the coding sequence ATGGAAAATTTAGAAAGTTTATTAGATTTCATTATTAAACAATTAGTAGAAACAGAAGATAAAGTAAATATAACTTATGAAGTTTTAGATTCAGATGTAACATTCAAAGTTAGTGTTGCTAAAGGAGAAATGGGAAAAATAATAGGAAAAAATGGACTTACAGCTAATGCAATCAGAGGAGTTATGCAGGCAGCTGGAGTAAAAGATAAACTTAATGTAAGTGTTGAATTTTTAGATTAG
- a CDS encoding RNA methyltransferase: MRNKVYLSLVHYPVYNRNKDIVCTSVTNFDIHDISRSCGTYEIKGYRLVVPVDAQKKLTERIIGYWQDGTGGQYNKDREQAFRVTDVAESIEAVVEEIERIEGQKPLIITTSARIFDNSISYENLSKQIFEDDKPYLLLFGTGWGLTDEVMAMSDHILEPIRANSKYNHLSVRAAVAIILDRLFGER, from the coding sequence ATGAGAAATAAAGTTTATTTAAGTTTAGTTCACTATCCAGTTTACAATAGAAATAAAGATATTGTTTGTACTTCTGTAACAAATTTTGATATCCATGATATATCAAGATCTTGTGGAACTTATGAAATAAAAGGATATAGATTGGTTGTTCCTGTTGATGCACAAAAAAAATTGACAGAAAGAATAATAGGATATTGGCAAGATGGTACAGGTGGTCAATACAATAAAGACAGAGAACAAGCTTTCAGAGTGACAGATGTTGCAGAAAGTATAGAAGCAGTTGTGGAAGAAATTGAAAGAATTGAAGGACAAAAGCCTTTAATTATAACAACATCAGCTAGAATATTTGATAATAGCATAAGTTATGAAAATTTATCTAAACAAATATTTGAAGATGATAAACCTTACCTTTTACTGTTTGGAACAGGTTGGGGCTTAACTGATGAAGTTATGGCTATGTCTGATCATATATTAGAACCAATTAGAGCTAATTCAAAATATAATCACTTGTCAGTTAGAGCAGCTGTTGCAATAATTTTAGATAGATTATTTGGAGAGAGATAA